A genomic segment from Malus domestica chromosome 05, GDT2T_hap1 encodes:
- the LOC103402164 gene encoding serine/threonine-protein kinase STY46-like isoform X2 translates to MDLTEGVGESSSPPRSFVGFSNYDVRNDVYNRLVESGHEDALTLPEFRGHLDAHFNRLPASYGLDVNLDRVEDVLLHQKLLALAKDPEKRPVYHVRFMENTSTRTDDDDDDVQQFTSIASTQRPSCDETNEGAALSHGLGDLNLDVRKNAMDMDGRHLTECSPTRQDIPHVPIHEVIFSTIDRPKLLSQLSSLLSDLGLNIREAHVFSTTDGYSLDVFVVDGWPVEDADGLYEAMEKAIARSEGSWSRSSHSHSAVEKALSVKQKLGNWEIDRRLLKIGDRIASGSCGDLYRGIYLGQDVAIKILRSEHLNDALEDEFAQEVAILREVHHSNVVRFIGACTKSPHLCIVTEYMPGGSLYDYLHKNHNILKLSELLKFAIDICKGMEYLHQNNIIHRDLKTANLLMDTNNVVKVADFGVARFQNQEGVMTAETGTYRWMAPEVINHQPYDQKADVFSFAIVLWELVTAKVPYDTLTPLQAALGVRQGLRPEIPSNGHPKLLELMQRCWDSFPSNRPSFSDITAQLESLLQEVQEISEPSNGT, encoded by the exons ATGGATTTGACCGAGGGCGTCGGAGAGAGCTCCTCGCCGCCGAGAAGCTTCGTCGGCTTCAGTAACTACGATGTCCGTAACGATGTCTACAACCGCTTGGTGGAGAGCGGCCATGAAGACGCTCTGACTCTGCCGGAGTTCCGTGGACACTTGGACGCGCACTTCAACCGCTTGCCGGCTAG TTATGGACTTGATGTTAACTTGGATAGAGTGGAAGATGTCTTGTTACATCAAAAGCTTCTTGCTTTGGCAAAAGACCCAGAAAAGCGGCCCGTTTATCATGTCCGTTTCATGGAG AATACTTCTACCAGGACAGATGACGACGACGATGATGTTCAACAATTTACAAGTATTGCTTCAACCCAAAGGCCATCATGTGATGAAACTAATGAAGGAGCTGCTCTGTCACATGG GCTCGGGGACCTAAATTTGGATGTTAGAAAGAATGCTATGGACATGGACGGAAGACATCTGACGGAGTGTTCTCCCACAAG GCAAGATATACCACATGTTCCCATTCATGAAGTAATATTTTCAACTATTGACAGGCCTAAGCTTCTTAGCCAG CTTTCTTCGTTGCTTTCGGATTTAGGACTTAACATCCGTGAAGCACATGTCTTCTCAACAACTGATGGCTACTCTTTAGATGTATTTGTGGTGGATGGATGGCCTGTTGAG GATGCAGATGGTCTATATGAAGCTATGGAAAAGGCAATTGCGAGAAGTGAG GGGTCGTGGTCAAGATCTTCACATTCTCATTCGGCTGTGGAGAAAGCATTATCGGTGAAACAAAAACTGGGAAACTGGGAAATAGACCGAAGATTATTAAAGATAGGAGACAGAATTGCATCTGGGTCATGTGGAGATTT GTATCGCGGAATTTATCTTGGTCAAGATGTTGctattaagattttgagatctgAACATTTGAATGATGCCCTAGAGGATGAGTTTGCTCAAGAAGTGGCAATTTTAAG AGAGGTCCATCATAGTAATGTTGTGCGCTTTATCGGTGCATGTACAAAGTCTCCACATTTGTGCATAGTGACAG agTATATGCCTGGTGGAAGTCTATACGATTATTTGCATAAGAATCATAACATCTTGAAGCTTTCAGAACTGCTAAAGTTTGCGATTGATATCTGTAAAGGAATGGAGTATTTGCATCAGAATAACATAATTCATAGGGATCTGAAGACAGCAAATCTGCTAATGGACACTAACAAT GTTGTAAAGGTGGCAGATTTTGGTGTTGCTCGGTTCCAGAATCAAGAGGGTGTAATGACAGCAGAGACTGGAACCTATAGATGGATGGCACCTGAG GTTATCAACCATCAACCGTATGATCAGAAAGCAGATGTGTTCAGTTTTGCAATTGTACTTTGGGAGCTAGTAACAGCCAAA GTTCCATATGATACCTTGACTCCGTTACAAGCTGCCTTGGGAGTTAGACAG GGGCTGAGACCGGAAATTCCCAGTAATGGACACCCTAAGCTTTTGGAATTAATGCAGAGATGTTGGGATTCATTTCCTTCCAATCGGCCTTCCTTCTCCGATATAACAGCTCAACTTGAATCTCTCCTCCAAGAAGTCCAG GAAATTTCGGAACCTTCCAATGGCACTTGA
- the LOC103402164 gene encoding serine/threonine-protein kinase STY8-like isoform X1: MDLTEGVGESSSPPRSFVGFSNYDVRNDVYNRLVESGHEDALTLPEFRGHLDAHFNRLPASYGLDVNLDRVEDVLLHQKLLALAKDPEKRPVYHVRFMENTSTRTDDDDDDVQQFTSIASTQRPSCDETNEGAALSHGTRNCAVDFEPCSRLGDLNLDVRKNAMDMDGRHLTECSPTRQDIPHVPIHEVIFSTIDRPKLLSQLSSLLSDLGLNIREAHVFSTTDGYSLDVFVVDGWPVEDADGLYEAMEKAIARSEGSWSRSSHSHSAVEKALSVKQKLGNWEIDRRLLKIGDRIASGSCGDLYRGIYLGQDVAIKILRSEHLNDALEDEFAQEVAILREVHHSNVVRFIGACTKSPHLCIVTEYMPGGSLYDYLHKNHNILKLSELLKFAIDICKGMEYLHQNNIIHRDLKTANLLMDTNNVVKVADFGVARFQNQEGVMTAETGTYRWMAPEVINHQPYDQKADVFSFAIVLWELVTAKVPYDTLTPLQAALGVRQGLRPEIPSNGHPKLLELMQRCWDSFPSNRPSFSDITAQLESLLQEVQEISEPSNGT; encoded by the exons ATGGATTTGACCGAGGGCGTCGGAGAGAGCTCCTCGCCGCCGAGAAGCTTCGTCGGCTTCAGTAACTACGATGTCCGTAACGATGTCTACAACCGCTTGGTGGAGAGCGGCCATGAAGACGCTCTGACTCTGCCGGAGTTCCGTGGACACTTGGACGCGCACTTCAACCGCTTGCCGGCTAG TTATGGACTTGATGTTAACTTGGATAGAGTGGAAGATGTCTTGTTACATCAAAAGCTTCTTGCTTTGGCAAAAGACCCAGAAAAGCGGCCCGTTTATCATGTCCGTTTCATGGAG AATACTTCTACCAGGACAGATGACGACGACGATGATGTTCAACAATTTACAAGTATTGCTTCAACCCAAAGGCCATCATGTGATGAAACTAATGAAGGAGCTGCTCTGTCACATGG AACTAGGAATTGTGCGGTTGACTTTGAACCTTGCTCTAGGCTCGGGGACCTAAATTTGGATGTTAGAAAGAATGCTATGGACATGGACGGAAGACATCTGACGGAGTGTTCTCCCACAAG GCAAGATATACCACATGTTCCCATTCATGAAGTAATATTTTCAACTATTGACAGGCCTAAGCTTCTTAGCCAG CTTTCTTCGTTGCTTTCGGATTTAGGACTTAACATCCGTGAAGCACATGTCTTCTCAACAACTGATGGCTACTCTTTAGATGTATTTGTGGTGGATGGATGGCCTGTTGAG GATGCAGATGGTCTATATGAAGCTATGGAAAAGGCAATTGCGAGAAGTGAG GGGTCGTGGTCAAGATCTTCACATTCTCATTCGGCTGTGGAGAAAGCATTATCGGTGAAACAAAAACTGGGAAACTGGGAAATAGACCGAAGATTATTAAAGATAGGAGACAGAATTGCATCTGGGTCATGTGGAGATTT GTATCGCGGAATTTATCTTGGTCAAGATGTTGctattaagattttgagatctgAACATTTGAATGATGCCCTAGAGGATGAGTTTGCTCAAGAAGTGGCAATTTTAAG AGAGGTCCATCATAGTAATGTTGTGCGCTTTATCGGTGCATGTACAAAGTCTCCACATTTGTGCATAGTGACAG agTATATGCCTGGTGGAAGTCTATACGATTATTTGCATAAGAATCATAACATCTTGAAGCTTTCAGAACTGCTAAAGTTTGCGATTGATATCTGTAAAGGAATGGAGTATTTGCATCAGAATAACATAATTCATAGGGATCTGAAGACAGCAAATCTGCTAATGGACACTAACAAT GTTGTAAAGGTGGCAGATTTTGGTGTTGCTCGGTTCCAGAATCAAGAGGGTGTAATGACAGCAGAGACTGGAACCTATAGATGGATGGCACCTGAG GTTATCAACCATCAACCGTATGATCAGAAAGCAGATGTGTTCAGTTTTGCAATTGTACTTTGGGAGCTAGTAACAGCCAAA GTTCCATATGATACCTTGACTCCGTTACAAGCTGCCTTGGGAGTTAGACAG GGGCTGAGACCGGAAATTCCCAGTAATGGACACCCTAAGCTTTTGGAATTAATGCAGAGATGTTGGGATTCATTTCCTTCCAATCGGCCTTCCTTCTCCGATATAACAGCTCAACTTGAATCTCTCCTCCAAGAAGTCCAG GAAATTTCGGAACCTTCCAATGGCACTTGA
- the LOC103402164 gene encoding serine/threonine-protein kinase STY46-like isoform X3, translating to MNTSTRTDDDDDDVQQFTSIASTQRPSCDETNEGAALSHGLGDLNLDVRKNAMDMDGRHLTECSPTRQDIPHVPIHEVIFSTIDRPKLLSQLSSLLSDLGLNIREAHVFSTTDGYSLDVFVVDGWPVEDADGLYEAMEKAIARSEGSWSRSSHSHSAVEKALSVKQKLGNWEIDRRLLKIGDRIASGSCGDLYRGIYLGQDVAIKILRSEHLNDALEDEFAQEVAILREVHHSNVVRFIGACTKSPHLCIVTEYMPGGSLYDYLHKNHNILKLSELLKFAIDICKGMEYLHQNNIIHRDLKTANLLMDTNNVVKVADFGVARFQNQEGVMTAETGTYRWMAPEVINHQPYDQKADVFSFAIVLWELVTAKVPYDTLTPLQAALGVRQGLRPEIPSNGHPKLLELMQRCWDSFPSNRPSFSDITAQLESLLQEVQEISEPSNGT from the exons ATG AATACTTCTACCAGGACAGATGACGACGACGATGATGTTCAACAATTTACAAGTATTGCTTCAACCCAAAGGCCATCATGTGATGAAACTAATGAAGGAGCTGCTCTGTCACATGG GCTCGGGGACCTAAATTTGGATGTTAGAAAGAATGCTATGGACATGGACGGAAGACATCTGACGGAGTGTTCTCCCACAAG GCAAGATATACCACATGTTCCCATTCATGAAGTAATATTTTCAACTATTGACAGGCCTAAGCTTCTTAGCCAG CTTTCTTCGTTGCTTTCGGATTTAGGACTTAACATCCGTGAAGCACATGTCTTCTCAACAACTGATGGCTACTCTTTAGATGTATTTGTGGTGGATGGATGGCCTGTTGAG GATGCAGATGGTCTATATGAAGCTATGGAAAAGGCAATTGCGAGAAGTGAG GGGTCGTGGTCAAGATCTTCACATTCTCATTCGGCTGTGGAGAAAGCATTATCGGTGAAACAAAAACTGGGAAACTGGGAAATAGACCGAAGATTATTAAAGATAGGAGACAGAATTGCATCTGGGTCATGTGGAGATTT GTATCGCGGAATTTATCTTGGTCAAGATGTTGctattaagattttgagatctgAACATTTGAATGATGCCCTAGAGGATGAGTTTGCTCAAGAAGTGGCAATTTTAAG AGAGGTCCATCATAGTAATGTTGTGCGCTTTATCGGTGCATGTACAAAGTCTCCACATTTGTGCATAGTGACAG agTATATGCCTGGTGGAAGTCTATACGATTATTTGCATAAGAATCATAACATCTTGAAGCTTTCAGAACTGCTAAAGTTTGCGATTGATATCTGTAAAGGAATGGAGTATTTGCATCAGAATAACATAATTCATAGGGATCTGAAGACAGCAAATCTGCTAATGGACACTAACAAT GTTGTAAAGGTGGCAGATTTTGGTGTTGCTCGGTTCCAGAATCAAGAGGGTGTAATGACAGCAGAGACTGGAACCTATAGATGGATGGCACCTGAG GTTATCAACCATCAACCGTATGATCAGAAAGCAGATGTGTTCAGTTTTGCAATTGTACTTTGGGAGCTAGTAACAGCCAAA GTTCCATATGATACCTTGACTCCGTTACAAGCTGCCTTGGGAGTTAGACAG GGGCTGAGACCGGAAATTCCCAGTAATGGACACCCTAAGCTTTTGGAATTAATGCAGAGATGTTGGGATTCATTTCCTTCCAATCGGCCTTCCTTCTCCGATATAACAGCTCAACTTGAATCTCTCCTCCAAGAAGTCCAG GAAATTTCGGAACCTTCCAATGGCACTTGA
- the LOC103402164 gene encoding serine/threonine-protein kinase STY46-like isoform X4: MDMDGRHLTECSPTRQDIPHVPIHEVIFSTIDRPKLLSQLSSLLSDLGLNIREAHVFSTTDGYSLDVFVVDGWPVEDADGLYEAMEKAIARSEGSWSRSSHSHSAVEKALSVKQKLGNWEIDRRLLKIGDRIASGSCGDLYRGIYLGQDVAIKILRSEHLNDALEDEFAQEVAILREVHHSNVVRFIGACTKSPHLCIVTEYMPGGSLYDYLHKNHNILKLSELLKFAIDICKGMEYLHQNNIIHRDLKTANLLMDTNNVVKVADFGVARFQNQEGVMTAETGTYRWMAPEVINHQPYDQKADVFSFAIVLWELVTAKVPYDTLTPLQAALGVRQGLRPEIPSNGHPKLLELMQRCWDSFPSNRPSFSDITAQLESLLQEVQEISEPSNGT; encoded by the exons ATGGACATGGACGGAAGACATCTGACGGAGTGTTCTCCCACAAG GCAAGATATACCACATGTTCCCATTCATGAAGTAATATTTTCAACTATTGACAGGCCTAAGCTTCTTAGCCAG CTTTCTTCGTTGCTTTCGGATTTAGGACTTAACATCCGTGAAGCACATGTCTTCTCAACAACTGATGGCTACTCTTTAGATGTATTTGTGGTGGATGGATGGCCTGTTGAG GATGCAGATGGTCTATATGAAGCTATGGAAAAGGCAATTGCGAGAAGTGAG GGGTCGTGGTCAAGATCTTCACATTCTCATTCGGCTGTGGAGAAAGCATTATCGGTGAAACAAAAACTGGGAAACTGGGAAATAGACCGAAGATTATTAAAGATAGGAGACAGAATTGCATCTGGGTCATGTGGAGATTT GTATCGCGGAATTTATCTTGGTCAAGATGTTGctattaagattttgagatctgAACATTTGAATGATGCCCTAGAGGATGAGTTTGCTCAAGAAGTGGCAATTTTAAG AGAGGTCCATCATAGTAATGTTGTGCGCTTTATCGGTGCATGTACAAAGTCTCCACATTTGTGCATAGTGACAG agTATATGCCTGGTGGAAGTCTATACGATTATTTGCATAAGAATCATAACATCTTGAAGCTTTCAGAACTGCTAAAGTTTGCGATTGATATCTGTAAAGGAATGGAGTATTTGCATCAGAATAACATAATTCATAGGGATCTGAAGACAGCAAATCTGCTAATGGACACTAACAAT GTTGTAAAGGTGGCAGATTTTGGTGTTGCTCGGTTCCAGAATCAAGAGGGTGTAATGACAGCAGAGACTGGAACCTATAGATGGATGGCACCTGAG GTTATCAACCATCAACCGTATGATCAGAAAGCAGATGTGTTCAGTTTTGCAATTGTACTTTGGGAGCTAGTAACAGCCAAA GTTCCATATGATACCTTGACTCCGTTACAAGCTGCCTTGGGAGTTAGACAG GGGCTGAGACCGGAAATTCCCAGTAATGGACACCCTAAGCTTTTGGAATTAATGCAGAGATGTTGGGATTCATTTCCTTCCAATCGGCCTTCCTTCTCCGATATAACAGCTCAACTTGAATCTCTCCTCCAAGAAGTCCAG GAAATTTCGGAACCTTCCAATGGCACTTGA